ATTTTTGAGTAAATTTCAAGTTATTTCAGTATATTGGTCTGTTTTTCAGGGTTGACTATAATAGTTGGGTCATGACTAGAACTGCGGGTTTGCCTTGATGATTTTGAGCAAGACTTTGTAAATATTTTGCCCCCTATGGTTAAAACCAAATTCGCATTCTTTCAAAAGTAGGAAAAAGAGCGATTAAATGGTGATTATATAGTAGCCACGATTAATACGACAAGTATAATTTTGATCTGCTTTGCATCTACTCGTAGATGGTTCAAACTTGTTTATATTTTTTCCTAGGCTCTCCTTTCTCAGTAAAAGAATCATTCCGGAGTACCCTGAGCGATGATGGCCTCTATGATCTCACCAAGGTTGGCGGCATCTTCGATCTTATGTGAGCCTAACGGATTGAGGCTTGGGCTTGTCCAAGTAACCACAGTGCCATCGCAATCGTAGCGAATTTCACCGGTTCGGGCCTGAGGACATGAGAGAACTCTAACCTGGGAAAGCAGGTAGCCTCGGTCTAAGAGTTGATCTAGCGCGCCCTCTAGACCATCAAGCTGTGGCGCCACAATCAGGAAGGACAATTGACGTTTTTCGTTCCTGGATACGTCGAAGCGCTCTATGTTCTCGAGGATTTGATCCAATAGATTGGTTTCCGTTCCGCCATATGCATGGTCTTTGTTGCTTACATGTGCCAAGTAAGCGAATTTTCGGGGCGAGATAGCTAGAAAACCCGTACAGGTAGATATGCCGAAAGTCCGAAGGCCCAAGCTGCACTCTGCTCGATAGAATTCATCCATGTCCACCAGCACGCCCGGATTTTTTGTACCTTTCACCGGTAATCTCATCGACGGACAGATTTTTTCGGCCATCGCCAGGAGCAAACGTTGGGCATAGTACCTTTTATGCAAGACAAATTCCCTAGTAACAACCTCGTCCTTATCCACCTTGGCCACCACCAGCCATTGCACCCCCTTGAAGTCCACTACTTGAAAGGCCGTCAGGCATTCTTGGTCCCGGTAGTCTGTTACCTCCATTCTTCCTTGGCCTTGGGCGAACTTTAACGGCACGTTAGAAAAGTTTAGGTGTGCCCGGAGCACACTGGATCCGCTGAAAAACTGGGAGTCCGTGAGCATGAGACCCTGCTCGTTAACGAGCAGGGTCTCCATGGTTTCATAGTCTTCTCCGGTTGGGGCGAACAGGGCGTTAATCTTGTTGACCGAGCACTGCAGGGCGATCCATCCCAACAATCGATCATCTTTTCGAATCGGCTCCACCAGGAAGGCGGCAGGTTCGGACGAAGGCGTATAGTCATGGTAGTCGATGAACACCTCGCTATTTGGACGCTTGGCTATGCAGGATCCTAAAGGCGATAAAGCGTCCTTTCCGGCAGTCAGAGTCGTGTGAAGATCGCTTTCTCCCCTCAAGCTGTGGACCACGGATCCGGTCGTGTCGATGAAAAGAATATCGTAAAAGAGAAAATAATTCTCCACGTAATATCGGCGAAAACTTTGTTCCACCTCGTGAATCTTGGCTTCAAACTCACCATCAACCGCCCCCTGGCGCAGTGCCTGGGCA
This DNA window, taken from Desulfomicrobium sp. ZS1, encodes the following:
- a CDS encoding cache domain-containing protein; the protein is MLLFTLFLGKSSLFVFQSKLATDCGVIIVKQRGDLRVKKLFDLASTSLLSLILVLLSICGPANAKGGPYAWPYADLQVLRIQRVAQLEDILSRFEEKARAAASDKVVVSVLELSAFHAQALRQGAVDGEFEAKIHEVEQSFRRYYVENYFLFYDILFIDTTGSVVHSLRGESDLHTTLTAGKDALSPLGSCIAKRPNSEVFIDYHDYTPSSEPAAFLVEPIRKDDRLLGWIALQCSVNKINALFAPTGEDYETMETLLVNEQGLMLTDSQFFSGSSVLRAHLNFSNVPLKFAQGQGRMEVTDYRDQECLTAFQVVDFKGVQWLVVAKVDKDEVVTREFVLHKRYYAQRLLLAMAEKICPSMRLPVKGTKNPGVLVDMDEFYRAECSLGLRTFGISTCTGFLAISPRKFAYLAHVSNKDHAYGGTETNLLDQILENIERFDVSRNEKRQLSFLIVAPQLDGLEGALDQLLDRGYLLSQVRVLSCPQARTGEIRYDCDGTVVTWTSPSLNPLGSHKIEDAANLGEIIEAIIAQGTPE